In one Suricata suricatta isolate VVHF042 chromosome 9, meerkat_22Aug2017_6uvM2_HiC, whole genome shotgun sequence genomic region, the following are encoded:
- the LOC115302149 gene encoding cytochrome P450 1A1 has product MMLSVFGLSIPLSATELLLASAVFCLVFWVVRAWQPQVPKGLKSPPGPWGWPLLGHVLTLGKNPHLVLARLSQRYGDVLQIRIGSTPVLVLSGLDTIRQALVRQGDDFKGRPDLYSFTLITDGQSMTFSPDSGPVWAARRRLAQNALKSFSIASDPASSSSCYLEEHVSKEAEYLIGKFRELMAEIGHFDPYRYVVVSVANVICAMCFGQRYDHDDQELLSLVNLGHEFSDGAASGNPVDFFPILRYLPNRSLDFFKDINERFFSFMKKMVKEHYKTFEKGHIRDITDSLIEHCQDKRLDENANIQMSDEKIVNVVLDLFGAGFDTVTTAISWSLMYLVTSPNVQKKIQEELDTVIGRARQPRLSDRLQLPYLEAFILETFRHASFVPFTIPHSTTRDTSLSGFYIPKGRCVFVNQWQINHDQKLWGDPSEFRPERFLTSDGTVNKALSEKVILFGLGKRKCIGEIIARLEVFLFLAILLQQVEFSVAKGTKVDMTPIYGLTMKHARCEYFQARIRT; this is encoded by the exons ATGATGCTTTCTGTGTTTGGACTCTCCATCCCCTTGTCAGCCACAGAGCTTCTCCTGGCCTCTGCTGTCTTCTGCCTGGTGTTCTGGGTGGTCAGGGCTTGGCAGCCTCAGGTTCCCAAAGGCTTGAAGAGTCCaccagggccctggggctggcCTCTGCTCGGGCACGTGCTGACCTTGGGGAAGAACCCCCATCTGGTGCTGGCAAGGCTGAGCCAGCGTTATGGGGACGTGCTGCAAATCCGCATTGGCTCCACACCCGTGCTGGTGCTCAGCGGCCTGGACACCATCCGACAGGCCCTGGTGCGTCAGGGTGATGACTTCAAGGGCCGGCCTGATCTCTACAGCTTCACTCTGATCACTGATGGCCAAAGCATGACCTTCAGCCCAGACTCTGGACCGGTGTGGGCTGCCCGCAGGCGCCTGGCCCAGAATGCCCTGAAGAGTTTCTCCATTGCCTCAGACCCGGCTTCCTCATCCTCCTGCTACCTGGAAGAGCACGTGAGCAAGGAGGCTGAGTACCTCATTGGCAAGTTCCGGGAGCTGATGGCAGAGATTGGGCACTTTGACCCCTACAGATATGTGGTGGTGTCAGTGGCCAATGTCATCTGTGCCATGTGCTTTGGCCAGCGCTATGACCATGATGACCAAGAGCTGCTTAGCTTAGTTAATCTGGGTCATGAGTTCTCGGATGGCGCTGCCTCTGGAAATCCTGTGGACTTCTTCCCCATCCTTCGATACCTGCCCAACCGTTCCCTGGATTTCTTCAAGGACATAAATGAGAGGTTCTTCAGCTTCATGAAAAAGATGGTCAAGGAACACTATAAAACTTTTGAGAAG GGTCACATTCGGGATATCACAGACAGCCTGATTGAGCACTGTCAGGACAAGAGGCTGGATGAGAATGCCAATATCCAAATGTCTGATGAGAAGATTGTTAATGTTGTCTTGGACCTCTTTGGAGCTG GATTTGACACAGTCACAACTGCCATCTCCTGGAGCCTCATGTACCTGGTGACAAGCCCCAATGTACAGAAAAAGATCCAGGAGGAGCTGG ATACAGTGATTGGTAGGGCGCGGCAGCCCCGTCTCTCTGACAGACTCCAACTGCCCTACTTGGAAGCCTTCATCCTGGAGACCTTCCGACATGCCTCCTTTGTTCCTTTCACTATCCCCCATAG tACCACAAGAGATACAAGTCTGAGTGGCTTTTACATCCCCAAGGGGCGCTGTGTCTTTGTGAACCAGTGGCAGATCAACCATGACCA GAAGCTATGGGGTGACCCATCTGAGTTCCGACCAGAACGATTTCTCACTTCTGACGGCACCGTCAACAAGGCACTGAGTGAGAAGGTGATTCTTTTTGGCTTGGGCAAGAGGAAGTGCATTGGTGAGATCATCGCCCGCTTGGAGGTCTTTCTCTTCCTGGCCATCCTGCTGCAGCAGGTGGAATTCAGTGTGGCAAAGGGCACAAAGGTGGACATGACCCCCATTTATGGGCTGACCATGAAGCATGCCCGCTGTGAGTACTTCCAAGCGCGGATACGCACTTAG